TGAAGGTAGTTTTTTCCTGGTCCTCAGGTGCAATAGTAATCTGGAAATAACCTGAAAATCCATTCCAAAAACAATAATAAGCTCGACTTGCTAATCACTCTACCATTTGATCAATAAAAGGAAGGGGAAAGTGATCCTTTTTCGTGACGGCGTTCAATTTTCTATAATCTATGCACTGCCGCCACCCAATAGGCTTCTGGACTGGTACGGGCTCAGCCTCCTGATTAGACTCTACCGTCACTCCCGCCTTCTTTGGGACCACCTGTACTGGACTTACCCAGGGGCTATCTGATATAGCAAAAATTATCCCCACATCCAGTAGTTTTAGGATCTCTTTCTTTACTACCTCCATCATGAGAGGATTCAATCTCCTTTGAGCCTGCCGAATAGGTCTAGCGCCCTCCTCTAGTCGAATCCGATGCGTACATACCGCGGGGCTAATTCCCTTGATATCGGCGATAGTCCATCCTATCGCCTGTTTATGGTCCGTCAAAACTCGAATCAATTTGTCTTCTTGGACTGTTGATAAACTGGCGGAGATAATCACTGGGAGTGTCTCCCCCTCACCTAAGTACGCATACTTTAGGTGTTTTGGCAGCGATTTCAACTCTAAGACAGGCGCCAGCACCACAGATGGAAGTAGCCTCTGGTGAGGTTCAGGTATAAAAACGGGTGCGATGTCATACCTTATCTTTGTGGTTGGCAATGTCTGTAACGCTCCAATCACACATTTGAACTCTTCACTCAACTCTATCTTAGCGGTCATCTCTGACTCGAAGTGCCTGGTCAAGGCAACTTCCAGCTCATCCCTACCTTCAATTTAAAAAACTTCACGTACAGCAAAATCAATAGCATTTATAGAGAAAACAGAGCTAGCATGTGATTCTGACGGATACTTCATAGATTTGAAAATGTTAAAATGAACAATCTCACCATCAAATTTCATAGATAGGGTGCCCTTATTAACATCTATTTTAGTTCGAGCTGTGCTCAAGAAGGGTCTACCTAACAGTAAAGGTGATGGGTCGTGAGAGTGTTCATCATCCATATTAAGCACGTAAAAATCAGCAGGGAAaaccaattcattaattttCACTAAAACATTCTCAATCAACCCGTCAGGGTATGCATTGGTCCGGTCAGCCAGTTGGATTATTATTCCAGTGTCTTTCAGAGGTCCTAACTTCAACGAGGCATATATAGACTTGGGCATCACATTAATTGAGGCTCCTAAATCTAACATAGCCTTTCCAATCAAGGTATTGCCTATTTTACAAGGAATAGTGAATATACTTGGGTCACCGCATTTCGGTGGAAGCTTTCGTTGCAGAATCGCTGACACATTTTCTCCCACTACCACTCTCTCATCTCCCTTCAATCGCCTTCGGTTGACACACAGGTCCCTTAAAAATTTTGCGTATCTGGGTACCTGCTTAATCGCATCTAGAAGAGGAATATTGATCTCCACTTTGCGAAAGATCTCTAGGACCTCTTTCTCCTTGTCCTGCTTCCTTGGTTTCTCCAATCTGCTTGGGAAGGGAGGTGGGTTGGATTTAACTGGCATGAGTGGGTCCGGGATTACCTTTGAATTTTTATTGTCACCGCCCTCCTCTTCCAGCTCTTTTTCGATTCGATGTTCGTCCTTGTCCTTAAGAATTACCGGGTCAGGTCCTTGGACCTCCTTGCCACTTCTCAAGGTCATGACGCTCACATTCTTCGGGTTTAATTCGGGTTGAGACGGCAATTTACCTTGGTTCTGggaatccaaacggttgattgTTGTGGCCATTTGACTTATCTGATTCCTTATGTCCTGCATTTTCGGAGTCCGTCCTTTGCTAATTTTGCGTGATGGTTGCCTTcgtcctttgctgattttgcgTAATGGTTGCCATCATTTGTTTCATCATCTCCTCCAAAGATGGACCAGAGCTTGGGGGCGGAGGTGGTCGGGGTTGGTATTGTTGCTGGTACCCCGGTTGCTTATTTGGCACGAAATTAGACTGCATGTTCGGTGCAAAGTTGGGCTGCCTATTCCCTCCATAACTGAGATTGGGATGATCTCTCCATCCGGGATTGTAGGTGCTAGAGTAAGGGTCGTACTGCTTCCTTGGCGCAGGCGCGTGGccagccatgttcacctgtTCTGCAGTTTCTTCCTGAATCATTGGGCACATGTCTGCAGTGTGACCCATACTAGTGCAAATCCCGCATACCCTGGCCTGAGATGCATTCCCTACCACCAGTTGCCTAACAACTGAGGTCAACTCACTTAGCTGCTGCTGGATAGAGGGTGTCTCTATCTCATTCACCTTGCGTATTGGGACATCCTCTCTCGTACCGAATTGTTGTGAATTTTCCGCCATCCCCTCTATCAACTACCGAGCTTTTCGAGAGGTTTTGTTCACTAgtgcccctccacttgcagcatcaattATGCTCCTATCTCTGAAGAGGAGCCCCTCATAAAAATACTGTATGAGTAACTGCTCACTTATCTGGTGTTGGGGGCACTTATTACACAAGCTCTTGAATCGCTCCCAGTACTCATACAGCGACTCCCCTGGGTGCTGCTTGATCCCGCAAATTTTTTTCCTTAGACTTGCAGCCTTGgacgcaggaaaatatttttctaaaaattttttctgCAATTGATCCCACGTGGTAATGCTGCCTGGTGGCAGGTAGTACAGCCAGTCCTTCGCAGAGTCTTTCAATGAGAAAGGGAATGCCCGCATTTTTATTTGCTCTTCTGTGATCCCCGGGGGTTTCATACTATTGCACACAACATCAAACTCCTGCAGATGTTTATACGGCTCCTCACCTGGTAAACCATGAAAAGAAGGTAAGAGTTGAATAAGGCCATATTTTAATTTAAATGGAGTGCTGTTATCTAAATTTGGGAATGTGATGCACAAAGGCTGCTGATTTAAGTTAGGAGCAACCAACTCCCTCAATGTTCGTGCGTTAGCCATGGCAATCTCCTCTTGCTCAGAGTCACTCGAAGTGTCATCAAATGAATCCGTCGGTTCACCTCCTGGCTCAGGTCTCTGAGATGCAGCACTGGACTGCTCCTCTCTGAGCTGTCTGGTTTTCTTCCTCGTTCTACGCGCGGTCTTCTCtacttcagggtcaaaaatcaaatcacctGTACGAGAGACCCGAGGCATACACTAGAAgaataccagaaaattagaacaaaaaaatgaatttaaaaggaAACAAATAGTAACTCCAGtccccggcagcggcgccaaaattgacaggtgccgaacctgtgcaataataataataaaatcctaactaccactaaaagcagtcaataattaatcctaggtactggagcagggactctaggtgtgcaatgggttacttgattcatcctattctcgaagagtttgcttaacccgatataccagaattaattagttgacGAAAATTACtgaatagtagacagtggcaagtagggtcgtctcctcagggactgaggatatttgtctctttttaaATGCCAATTGGTAAGGGGGGATTTCACCAGAATGAAACtaaaatcaattgaataattcaacagaaataaataaataattaactagcgCAAATATAGCAGGAGttaaattaagaatgaataaattctagccaaagATGCAACTACTCAGGCACAGTCCACTTAttcgatcattgatgcaagagaggttcacttaatttattaatagactAGTTATAGTTGCCGATGAACTCTgacaaccaatttttccttaaattattgataaccaaggtacgaccattgatcacccctaaccagaaaatactcctaggtacgaccataggaactaattttccaattgcattaataactagaaaaacctaaccctaatcaataacacgctacgagggttatttaaattagatcgcaCGTTCCCCTAGtgtgtaaacacaccagttgccactaatattaatcaatcaaacaattacggatttaattgactaaattggcacgagattaataaatcacattgaacatcgggccctggacatccaattaataaaataatcccatgagaATACAAGcagacaacgtgcaaatattaataaattaaggaacgcgtgaaaactaattagatctcacagattttcgagactgcgccgtcgagttgacccttgactagatgaaaggtttagccacgccgcataattaaatcactACACGAATTATTGGATCGCAAAGGCATTGCGGGTTTTTACTAGAAAGCAAGGAATAAATGGTGCTTTTCCCGTTGGGGAAttttgtcgaacacctggcgtgtgtcagaggccagtcaaaAGAAGGAGAAACTAAAACTAGACTAAAAGACTAAAAACTAGAGGTAAACTAAAGCCGTCCCCCCCTTCCTTCTGTACGTTCACTACTTataaagccaaaagaaagatgcctaaaagctatttccctgtggtccccacacatgtggacaaagcctccaaAGTACTTGTTGTTCCAAGTCTCTATACGTTGATTTCTTTGAAAAGCCCAAATGACTAAATGCCttgcactagcttgtggtccccaccaattcaagggcccaaaggttgaagcccttagaagtctgcattt
The genomic region above belongs to Coffea arabica cultivar ET-39 chromosome 7c, Coffea Arabica ET-39 HiFi, whole genome shotgun sequence and contains:
- the LOC140010683 gene encoding uncharacterized protein, giving the protein MQDIRNQISQMATTINRLDSQNQGKLPSQPELNPKNVSVMTLRSGKEVQGPDPVILKDKDEHRIEKELEEEGGDNKNSKVIPDPLMPVKSNPPPFPSRLEKPRKQDKEKEVLEIFRKVEINIPLLDAIKQVPRYAKFLRDLCVNRRRLKGDERVVVGENVSAILQRKLPPKCGDPSIFTIPCKIGNTLIGKAMLDLGASINVMPKSIYASLKLGPLKDTGIIIQLADRTNAYPDGLIENVLVKINELVFPADFYVLNMDDEHSHDPSPLLLGRPFLSTARTKIDVNKGTLSMKFDGRDELEVALTRHFESEMTAKIELSEEFKCVIGALQTLPTTKIRYDIAPVFIPEPHQRLLPSVVLAPVLELKSLPKHLKYAYLGEGETLPVIISASLSTVQEDKLIRVLTDHKQAIGWTIADIKGISPAVCTHRIRLEEGARPIRQAQRRLNPLMMEVVKKEILKLLDVGIIFAISDSPWVSPVQVVPKKAGVTVESNQEAEPVPVQKPIGWRQCIDYRKLNAVTKKDHFPLPFIDQMITIAPEDQEKTTFTCPFGTFAYRRMLFGLCNAPATFQRCMVSIFSEYVEKIIEVFMDDFSVYGESFDNCLDNLKLILIRCIEANLVLNWKKCHFMVEHGIVLGHVVSSRGIEVDKAKIDVISTLHYPASLRKVRLFLGHAGFYRRFIKDFSKIGAPLFQLLQKEVPFEFDESCKGAFDRLKELLTSSPIIQPPDWNLPFEIMCDASDYAVGAVLGQRVGKATHAIYYASRVLNAAQLNYSTTENDLLAVIFALEKFRPAVSVDQKRGKTATDKVDTTAPRVRLGDQG